A single region of the Aptenodytes patagonicus chromosome 7, bAptPat1.pri.cur, whole genome shotgun sequence genome encodes:
- the BDNF gene encoding neurotrophic factor BDNF precursor form produces the protein MTILFLTMVISYFSCMKAAPMKEASVRGQGSLAYPGLRTHGTLESLNGPNAGSRGLTSLADTFEHVIEELLDEDQDIQPSEENKDADLYTSRVMLSSQVPLEPPLLFLLEEYKNYLDAANMSMRVRRHSDPARRGELSVCDSTSEWVTAAEKKTAVDMSGATVTVLEKVPVPKGQLKQYFYETKCNPKGYTKEGCRGIDKRHWNSQCRTTQSYVRALTMDNKKRVGWRFIRIDTSCVCTLTIKRGR, from the coding sequence ATGACCATCCTTTTCCTTACTATGGTTATCTCATACTTCAGTTGCATGAAAGCTGCCCCGATGAAAGAAGCTAGTGTAAGAGGACAAGGCAGCTTGGCTTACCCAGGTCTTCGGACCCATGGGACTCTTGAGAGCCTAAATGGGCCCAATGCTGGTTCAAGAGGACTGACATCGCTGGCGGACACTTTTGAACATGTCATAGAGGAGCTTCTAGATGAGGACCAGGACATCCAGCCCAGCGAGGAAAACAAGGATGCAGACTTGTACACATCCCGAGTCATGCTAAGCAGTCAAGTGCCTTTGGAACCCCCACTGCTCTTTCTGCTCGAGGAGTACAAAAACTACCTGGATGCTGCAAACATGTCCATGAGGGTCCGGCGCCACTCTGACCCAGCTCGCCGCGGGGAACTGAGCGTATGTGACAGCACGAGCGAGTGGGTGACGGCAGCAGAGAAAAAGACTGCAGTGGACATGTCTGGGGCGACTGTCACAGTCCTGGAAAAAGTCCCAGTACCCAAAGGCCAACTGAAGCAATACTTCTATGAGACCAAATGCAACCCCAAGGGGTACACGAAGGAGGGATGCAGGGGCATAGACAAGAGGCACTGGAACTCCCAGTGCCGAACTACCCAGTCTTACGTGAGAGCTCTCACCATGGATAATAAAAAGAGAGTTGGCTGGCGCTTTATAAGGATAGACACTTCCTGTGTATGTACATTAACCATTAAAAGGGGAAGATAG